One Myxococcales bacterium genomic region harbors:
- a CDS encoding SDR family oxidoreductase, with translation MKTLNQKVVVITGAGSGIGRALAISAAERGASIAISDWNQEGLEETAKLTGASPGRILVRQVDVRSDDAVNDFASTVEREMGGAHVVVNNAGVSLSDSVGKMKREDFAWLMDINFWGVVRGTEAFLPQLKRRDEGHIVNVSSVFGLIGVPRQSAYNASKFAVRGFTEALAQELAGSRVKVSVVCPGGVRTGIVANGRHYENTSGAPTTTEELSKHFARVAGTSPRKAADTIWSGVERDLPRILVGPDASFIEAMVRIFPTRYPRIMKAVLGMSEKVRGVKL, from the coding sequence GTGAAGACTCTCAACCAGAAGGTCGTCGTGATCACCGGCGCGGGCTCCGGCATCGGGCGCGCGCTCGCCATCTCCGCGGCCGAGAGGGGCGCGAGCATCGCCATCTCCGACTGGAACCAAGAAGGTCTCGAGGAGACCGCCAAGCTCACGGGGGCCTCGCCCGGGCGCATCCTCGTTCGTCAGGTCGACGTCCGCAGCGACGACGCCGTGAACGACTTCGCCTCCACTGTGGAGCGCGAGATGGGAGGCGCGCACGTCGTCGTGAACAACGCGGGAGTCTCGCTCTCCGACTCGGTCGGAAAGATGAAACGCGAGGACTTCGCGTGGCTCATGGACATCAACTTCTGGGGCGTCGTCCGCGGCACGGAGGCGTTCCTCCCGCAGCTCAAGAGGCGCGACGAGGGGCACATCGTCAACGTGTCGTCCGTGTTCGGGCTCATCGGAGTGCCGCGCCAATCGGCCTACAACGCCAGTAAATTCGCGGTCCGCGGGTTCACCGAGGCCCTCGCACAAGAGCTCGCGGGGAGCCGCGTGAAGGTCTCGGTCGTGTGCCCCGGCGGCGTTCGCACCGGCATCGTCGCGAACGGCAGGCACTACGAGAACACCTCGGGCGCTCCGACCACGACCGAAGAGCTCTCGAAGCACTTCGCGCGGGTCGCCGGAACGTCCCCCCGAAAGGCCGCCGACACGATCTGGAGCGGCGTGGAGCGCGATCTCCCGCGCATCCTCGTGGGGCCCGACGCTTCGTTCATCGAGGCGATGGTGCGCATCTTCCCGACGCG